The following coding sequences lie in one Helicobacter sp. MIT 21-1697 genomic window:
- a CDS encoding radical SAM protein, whose product MEIIFGPVHSRRFGRSLGVDLSPYAKQCNFDCVYCELQRAKSVESMKTIVPVDEVVNAVQKAIVVHKCDVLTLTANGEPTLYPHLKELISTLKIIVPDSIKLLLLTNGSLLWRDDVRECLKKLDIVKFSCDALEEKAFKHIDRPHSSLSLEQIKEGIIRFCEEFQGEIIAEVLFVKGINDTHAQAQAIAAFLAALPIHRVDIGSIDRPPAYKVEAISEESLESLAAHFYAYPHLNVSLPKRSKIQQDSILQSYDTDELLGLIKRRPLSVIDAQKMLDSQTLALLYQLCQKGTIKQCRVGENEFYQVVD is encoded by the coding sequence ATGGAAATCATATTTGGTCCTGTGCATTCGCGGCGATTTGGACGCTCACTTGGCGTTGATTTATCTCCTTATGCAAAGCAGTGCAATTTTGATTGTGTATATTGCGAATTACAAAGGGCAAAAAGTGTAGAATCTATGAAAACAATAGTGCCTGTTGATGAAGTGGTAAATGCCGTTCAAAAGGCTATTGTTGTCCATAAATGTGATGTTTTAACGCTTACTGCAAATGGTGAGCCTACGCTATATCCTCATTTAAAAGAACTTATTAGCACTCTTAAAATAATTGTGCCAGATTCTATAAAATTGCTTTTGCTGACTAATGGTTCATTATTGTGGCGAGATGATGTGCGTGAGTGTTTGAAAAAGCTTGATATTGTTAAATTTTCTTGTGATGCGCTTGAAGAAAAAGCATTTAAGCATATTGACCGCCCGCATTCTAGCCTTTCGTTGGAACAAATCAAAGAGGGAATCATACGCTTTTGTGAAGAATTTCAAGGTGAAATTATTGCTGAAGTGCTTTTTGTCAAAGGCATAAATGATACACACGCTCAAGCTCAAGCCATTGCAGCCTTTCTTGCTGCATTGCCTATTCATCGTGTAGATATAGGCAGTATTGACCGCCCACCGGCTTATAAGGTAGAAGCTATAAGTGAGGAAAGCTTAGAATCTCTTGCTGCACATTTTTATGCTTATCCGCATTTAAATGTTTCGCTGCCAAAACGCTCTAAAATACAGCAAGATTCTATTTTGCAATCTTATGATACAGATGAACTATTGGGGTTGATTAAGCGACGTCCTCTAAGCGTAATAGATGCACAAAAAATGCTAGATTCTCAAACTTTAGCACTCTTATATCAGCTATGCCAAAAAGGGACGATAAAGCAGTGTAGAGTAGGAGAAAATGAATTTTATCAAGTTGTGGATTAA
- a CDS encoding superoxide dismutase, whose amino-acid sequence MFELRKLPYGKNEFNGFISEQTFEYHYGKHHQTYVNNLNNLIKGTEFENAELGDIILKSNGGIFNNAAQVYNHDFYWDCLSPKESAMSAELSAAINAEFGSIDTLKEKFLTSSTTLFGSGWNWLVYNTQTNKLEIVQTSNAATPATDSKVPLLVVDVWEHAYYIDHRNARPAYLEAFWKHINWAFVSRAYEWALKEGLQSFKFYINGIHKK is encoded by the coding sequence ATGTTTGAATTGCGTAAATTACCTTATGGTAAAAATGAGTTTAATGGTTTTATCAGTGAGCAAACTTTTGAGTATCATTATGGGAAACATCACCAAACCTATGTGAATAACTTGAATAATCTCATTAAAGGGACAGAGTTTGAAAATGCAGAGCTTGGCGATATTATCCTCAAATCAAATGGTGGTATTTTCAATAATGCGGCACAAGTGTATAATCACGATTTTTATTGGGACTGCTTAAGCCCTAAAGAAAGTGCAATGAGCGCGGAATTAAGTGCTGCTATTAATGCTGAATTTGGCTCAATAGACACTCTTAAAGAAAAATTCCTTACTTCAAGCACAACTCTTTTTGGTTCAGGTTGGAATTGGCTCGTGTATAATACACAAACCAACAAGCTTGAAATTGTCCAAACAAGCAATGCTGCTACACCTGCGACAGATTCTAAAGTGCCACTTTTGGTTGTTGATGTATGGGAGCACGCCTATTATATTGACCATAGAAATGCTCGTCCTGCTTATTTGGAAGCATTTTGGAAGCACATTAATTGGGCTTTTGTCTCAAGAGCTTATGAATGGGCACTCAAAGAGGGCTTACAATCATTTAAATTCTACATTAATGGGATTCACAAAAAATAA
- the nadC gene encoding carboxylating nicotinate-nucleotide diphosphorylase, translated as MLQHHIKDFIKKALDEDLGRGDLYALFATDKEVQAYIIAKQEGVFSGEIYLRAMLEYFGLSLISSYSDGELFAKGAILCRIKGSHIHILQLERVLLNILAHSSGIATLTASYVRLIKDTRVKLLDTRKTRPLLRQLEKYSIINGGGHNHRFGLDSMLMLKDTHLAYARNLAEIISTARKRLPFMCPIEIECENFEQAKEAIHAKVDVIMCDNMSVEAIQEVVAYRNANAPHIYLEASGNITFENIRDYAFSGVDAISVGSLIHQAKWLDFSLKIEG; from the coding sequence ATGTTACAACATCACATTAAAGACTTTATCAAAAAAGCTCTTGATGAAGATTTAGGCAGAGGAGATTTATATGCTCTTTTTGCAACAGATAAGGAAGTCCAAGCTTATATCATTGCTAAGCAAGAGGGTGTATTCTCTGGGGAAATATACCTTAGAGCAATGCTTGAGTATTTTGGGCTTAGCCTTATATCATCATATTCAGATGGTGAATTGTTTGCAAAAGGTGCGATTTTATGTCGTATAAAAGGAAGTCATATTCATATTTTGCAGTTAGAACGCGTATTGCTCAATATTCTTGCTCATAGTAGTGGCATAGCTACTCTTACTGCTTCTTATGTGAGATTGATAAAAGACACACGCGTTAAACTTCTTGATACGCGCAAGACACGCCCATTATTGCGCCAACTTGAAAAATATTCTATCATCAATGGTGGAGGACATAATCATCGTTTTGGGTTAGATAGTATGCTTATGTTAAAAGATACGCATTTAGCTTATGCTCGGAATCTTGCAGAGATTATTAGCACTGCAAGGAAAAGATTGCCATTTATGTGTCCTATTGAAATAGAATGTGAAAATTTTGAACAAGCTAAAGAGGCGATACACGCCAAAGTAGATGTGATTATGTGCGATAATATGAGTGTAGAGGCAATTCAAGAAGTAGTAGCATATCGCAATGCAAATGCACCTCATATTTACCTTGAAGCAAGTGGTAATATAACGTTTGAGAATATCCGTGATTATGCTTTTAGTGGTGTAGATGCTATTAGTGTGGGCTCACTTATTCATCAAGCAAAGTGGCTTGATTTCAGCCTAAAAATTGAAGGCTAG
- a CDS encoding thiamine-phosphate kinase produces the protein MIGFDRESFFIHTLQSEGITEGIGDDCCVFFPQDNNSHHPRKAHIKAHINPKAQQKANVSPFVVGMDSFCEGVHFLAHWFSPYELAFKAFLVNYSDIVAMNATPAYAMLSIGLPRYWAKAEIKDCIRGIGDFCRKYNVKLIGGDTISTKDLQIHITFFGLIHKHTLYRDKIPAGSVLFYTCDKYPQHTITQSYKVLKTLLHPPKNKHLRAKGRFLSPRIRARFIADCARFLKGGMDISDGILSDISKLSAINKLHFKSNMPLFAPHLKPLLYSGESYEMLIAIAPKDSLKLKRIALRHRIKVCKIGQFTRKKYILPPIKYWH, from the coding sequence GTGATAGGATTTGATAGAGAATCATTTTTTATTCATACATTGCAATCAGAGGGAATCACAGAGGGAATAGGCGATGATTGTTGTGTATTCTTTCCACAAGATAACAACTCTCATCACCCACGCAAAGCACATATTAAGGCACACATCAATCCTAAAGCACAACAAAAAGCAAATGTCTCACCTTTTGTTGTTGGTATGGATAGTTTTTGTGAGGGAGTGCATTTTCTCGCTCATTGGTTTTCGCCTTATGAACTTGCTTTTAAGGCTTTTTTGGTTAATTATTCCGATATTGTAGCGATGAATGCTACTCCTGCTTATGCAATGTTAAGCATTGGTTTGCCCCGATATTGGGCTAAAGCAGAGATTAAAGATTGTATTCGTGGCATAGGAGATTTTTGTCGCAAATATAATGTAAAACTTATCGGGGGCGATACTATTAGCACCAAAGATTTGCAGATTCATATTACTTTTTTTGGTTTAATTCATAAACATACGCTTTATCGTGATAAGATTCCTGCTGGTTCGGTACTTTTTTATACTTGCGATAAATATCCGCAGCATACTATCACTCAAAGCTATAAAGTGCTAAAAACATTGCTCCATCCACCTAAAAATAAACATTTAAGAGCAAAAGGCAGATTCTTATCTCCTCGTATTAGGGCGCGATTTATAGCCGATTGTGCGCGATTTTTAAAAGGAGGTATGGATATTTCTGATGGTATTTTAAGCGATATTTCTAAGCTTAGTGCAATAAATAAGCTTCATTTTAAATCAAATATGCCACTTTTTGCACCACATTTAAAACCTTTGCTTTATAGCGGAGAATCTTATGAAATGCTTATAGCCATTGCACCAAAGGATAGCCTCAAGCTTAAAAGAATAGCTCTAAGGCATAGGATTAAAGTATGCAAAATAGGTCAATTTACGCGTAAAAAATATATTCTACCACCAATAAAGTATTGGCATTAA
- a CDS encoding non-canonical purine NTP pyrophosphatase — MTIILATSNTHKIREFQAMLGDKDAKVYAYEEILKPLHIIENGASFAENAALKAKAIYNALYMQYMQEKGQSDVLAFPLALIAEDSGICIPALGGEPGIYSARYAQYKGFRQDSRALYTQRTQSDLHITHNSTDIENLHCLLEQITPFAPTPAFFIAHIALIYMESTLLPLDKCKIEHFEGKLDGIVIGEKRGNQGFGYDPLFVPNKDNPLQKTLAQLEPSAKNMLSHRKKAISLCVERLNR; from the coding sequence ATGACTATCATACTTGCGACAAGCAATACGCATAAAATCCGTGAATTTCAGGCTATGCTAGGGGATAAAGACGCGAAAGTATATGCGTATGAGGAGATTCTAAAGCCTTTACATATTATAGAAAATGGTGCGAGTTTTGCAGAAAATGCTGCACTTAAAGCAAAAGCAATTTATAATGCTCTCTATATGCAATATATGCAAGAAAAAGGACAGAGTGATGTATTAGCATTTCCTCTTGCTCTTATTGCAGAAGATAGTGGGATATGTATTCCAGCTCTTGGTGGAGAGCCGGGTATTTATAGTGCGAGATATGCACAATATAAGGGATTTAGACAAGATTCACGAGCTTTATATACGCAAAGAACGCAAAGCGATTTGCATATTACGCACAATAGCACCGATATTGAGAATCTCCATTGTCTTTTAGAGCAAATCACACCATTTGCACCAACTCCTGCGTTTTTTATCGCACATATCGCGCTTATTTATATGGAATCCACATTATTACCTTTAGATAAATGCAAGATAGAGCATTTTGAGGGAAAGCTAGATGGTATAGTTATAGGTGAAAAAAGAGGCAATCAAGGGTTTGGTTATGATCCTTTATTTGTGCCAAATAAAGATAATCCTTTACAAAAAACTTTAGCACAATTAGAACCAAGTGCTAAAAATATGCTCTCACATCGCAAAAAAGCCATATCTCTTTGTGTTGAGCGACTGAATAGATAA